In Cellulomonas sp. Y8, the genomic stretch ACGACCCGTCGGCGTCCGCGGTGGCCGGCACGGTCAGGGTCCCGGACGTGCCGCCCGCGACGTCGGTCCACGCGCCGCCCGGGGCGCGGACCTGCCACCGGAGGGCGGGCGTCGGCGAGCCGGACGCGGCGACCGTGAAGGTGGCGGTGCCGCCCGCGTCCGCGGTCGCGTCGGTCGGCTGCGCCGTGAAGGTCGGCGGGGTGTGCACCGTCAGCGTGGCCGCCGCGCTCGGCACCTCGCCCGTCGCGCCCGTGGCCACGGCCCGGACGAGCAGGCCCTGGTCCCGCGGGTCGGCCGTGCGCTCGTAGACGGGGCCCGTCGCGCCGGGGACGTCGGTCCAGCCGCCGCCGTCGTCGGTCTGCCAGCGCACGGCCGGCGCGGGCTCGCCGGCCGCCTCGACCTCGAACCGGGCCAGGTCGCCCGCGACCACCGTGGCGTCGGCGGGGTCGGTGACCTCGGGACCCCACAGGACGGTCAGCGTGGCGGCGGCGGACACGACCGAGCCGGCGGCGCTGGTGGCCACGGCGCGGTAGCGGGTCCCCTGGGCGGCGCGCTCCGCCGGGACGACGAGCGTCGGGGAGCCGGCGCCGGGGACGGCCACCCACCCGGACCCGCCCGGGGTGAGGACGTCCCAGCGCAGCGCAGGCGCCGGGGTCCCCGAGACCGCGACGGTGAAGGTCGCGTCGGCACCCTCGGGCACCGCCTGGTCCTGCGGGTCGGCCGTGACGACCGGAGCCGCGTGCAGGGTGATCGTGGCGGCGGCGCTCGCCACCTCGCCGGTCGCGCCGGTCAGCACCGCTCGGACCCGCAGCCCCGCGTCGCCGGAGCCCAGCACGCGGTCGTAGGTCGGGCCGGTCGCGCCCGCCACGTCGGTCCAGACGTCCTGGCCGGCGGGCGCCGTCTGCCAGCGGATCGCGGGCGCGGGCGACCCGGCCGCGCCGACCGCGAACCGCGCCGTGGTCCCGGGCAGCCCGGCGGCGTCGGCCGGCGGGTCGGTGACCTCGGGTCCCCAGGTGACGGCGAGGGTCGCCGGGGCGCTGGTCGCCGTCCCTGCCGCGTTGCCCGCGACCACCCGGTACCGGGCGCCGTCGTCCGCGCGGGTGGCGTCCACCGTCAGCACGGTCCCGGTCCCGCCGGGCACGTCGACCCAGGACGAGGAGCCGGGGGGCGGCGCGCTGCCACCGGACGGTTGGCGCCGGCGACCCGGCGACGGTCGTGGCGAAGGTGGCCCGGGTGCCCTCGAGCACGGTGGCGCCCGCCGGCGCGGAGACCGTGGGCGGCACGGGCTGCTCGAGGGTCGCCGTGGCGGTGCTCTGGTCGACGGTGGCCCGGACCGCGAGCGTGGCCCCGGCACCCCGGGTGAACCGCGCCGCCGGCCGTGCCGTCCGCGGCGAGCGCCGGGTCGGCCTGGACCCCGGCCGCGTCGTCGACCGGGTGGAACGCCCAGGCCACGGCCCGGTCCGCGAGCGCGCCCAGCAGCGCGGCGGGCGCCGGCGCGCCGTCGGCGAGCGCCACCCGGGCGGTCGCGGTGACGGCGTCGCCGGTGACCGGCCGGTCCGGGGCCGCGTCCAGCGCGAGCACGGCCCGCGGGGCCGTGGTGGTGACGCCCAGCGCGCCGCACGTCGCGTCGGTCGCGCCGGCGGCGCAGCCCCACCAGCTCTCCGTGGCCGGCACCGGGCCCACCACGGACGCGGGGCGCGCGGCGCCGGTGACGCCGTCGGTGTTGGCCACCAGGACCGAGGACGCGACCGAGCCCGCCGCGAGCCAGAGCGCGCCGCCGTCGGCGGCCCCGCCGGACCCGGTGACGACGTTGCCCTCGACCCGGGACCCCGTGACCGCGGTGCTGCCCGTCGCCAGCACCGCCGCGCCGCGCGCCGCCGCGACCGACGCGGAGGTCACGGTGTTGCCGGTGAAGGTCGAGCCCTGCACGGTCAGCGCGGCGCCGTCGACGTACAGGGCGCCGCCGCCGAGCACGCCGGACCCGCTCCCGCCGGTCACCGTGTTGCCGTCGAACGTCGACCCGGTGACGACGACCGTGTCGGCGTCGTCGACGCCGAGCACCGCGACCGCACCGCCGGGCGCCCCGTCGGCCGTGTTCCCGCGGAACGTGCAGCCGTCGATCGTCAGCGCGCCGCCGGACATCTGCACCGCACCGCCGGGAGCCGTGGCGTCGCCCGCTCCGGCGGCGTTCGCGCTGCCGGTGACGACGCAGTCGCGCAGGGTGAGCGCGTCGGGCCGGTCGGGGTCGCCGGTGCCGGCGAGGACCGCGCCACCGCCCCCGACCACCGCCGCGTCGGCCGGGCTCGGGACGCCCCCGCGCAGCTCGACCTTCTCCACGGTGACGTCCACCCCGCCGACGAGGCCGGGGTCGAGGTCGAGGATCCGCCGGCCCGAGGCCGTGACGGTCCAGGTGCCGGAGGACGAGACCACGAGCGTCGCCGGCGCGGCGGGCGCGAAGGTCAGCGGTCCCGCGGCGAGGACGACGTCCGTGCCCGCCGGGACCGTCACGACCGCGTCCGTCTCGCCGGCGGCGCGGCAGAGCGCCTCGCGCAGCGTGGTGCCCGCGGAGCCGTCGTCGCACCCCGCGGTGAGCGCGGCGTCGGCGGCCGACGTCACCGCGATCGCCACCGGCTCGGCGGCGAGGGCCGCGGGCGCGCCGAGCGCCGGGACGCCGGGTGCGACGGTGCCGGCGCCGGCGGCGACGGCGGCGAGCACGAGGGTCGCCAGGGCGCGCCGGAGGGCGGGTCGCGGGGGGTGCACGCCGGAAGACTAGGTGTTTCACCCGAGCGGCGGACCCGTCGTCCGGGTGAATCCTCGTAGGCTCACCCCGCTCGTCGTCCCCGCTCGCCGCCCCCGCAAGGTCCAGGAGTCCCCGTGCCCACCCGCCGCACCGTGCTAGTGGCCGCCACCGCGGCCGCCGGCGTCGCCGCCGTGGGTGGCTCGGTGCTCGCGGCGCGCCGCCCGACCATCCCGCTGACCCTCGCGGCGCTCCGACCCCTCGTGGGCGACCGGTTCGAGGTCGACGGCCGCACCGTGACGCTCGCGGCCGTGACCGGGCGGGGTGGCGCCCCCGCCACCGAGACGGCCTTCGCGCTGCGGTTCACCGGGGCCGGCGACCTGCCGGGTGCCACGCGGTCGTTCGCGCACACGGACGGCGACCTGGTCCTGCACGTCGAGCCGGTCGGGCCCGAGCGCAGCACGCTCGAGGCCGTCGTCGGCCGGACGGCCTGAGGCGAGGAGGACGACGTGGACCCGTACCTCGGCGACATCCGGCTGTTCGCGGGCACCTTCGCGCCCGAGGGCTGGGCCGCCTGCGACGGCCAGGTCCTCCAGATCAGCGAGAACGAGGCCCTGTACACGCTGCTGGGCACCCGGTACGGCGGTGACGGGACCTCGACGTTCGCGCTCCCCGACCTGCGCGGGCGGTGGGCCGTGGGCCGCCGCGGCGCGAACCTCGGCGAGACCGGCGGCGCGGAGACGGTCGCGCTCACCGTGCCGCAGCTCCCGGCGCACACGCACGCCGCGTACGCCTCCGCCGCCGCGGCCACCGGCACCGCACCCGGCGTGTGGGCCGCCGTGGCCACCCCGGCCTACCTGCCCGGCGACCCCGGCGCGGGCGCCCAGACCATGGCCGGTGACGCGCTGGCGCCCGTGGGGTCCGGCCTGCCCCACGAGAACCTGCCGCCGTTCCTCGGGATGATCCACATCATCGCGACCGTCGGCATCTACCCGACCCGAGACTGACGGCTGGACATGGACCCCTACCTCGGCGAGATCCGCCTGTTCGCGACCGACTTCGTGCCGCGCGGCTGGCTGCCCTGCGAGGGCCAGACGGTGGCGGTCAACCAGAACACGGCGCTGTTCGCGGTCCTCGGCACGCAGTACGGCGGCAACGGCGTGTCGACCTTCCAGCTGCCGGACCTGCGGGACCGCTCGGCGGTGGGCGCCGGCGCGGAGGTCGCCGTGGGCCAGGCCGGCGGCACCGCGAGCACCGTCCTGACCGCGGCGCAGATCCCGCAGCACGCGCACCCGGTCCTCGGGTCGGCGGCGCCCGCCGACGCGGCGGAGCCGGCCGGCGCGCGCTGGGCGGCGACGGCAGAGCCGCAGTACGGCTCGGCCGCCCAGGTCGTCATGGCGCCCGGGACCGTGCAGGCCTCCGGGGCGTCCCAGGCGCACGAGAACCGACCCCCGTACCTCGCGCTGATCTACGGCATCGCCGTCCAGGGGATCTTCCCGAGCCGGGGCGACGACGGCGGGCCCGCGGCCCCCGCCCTCGTGGGCGAGGTGCGGCTGTTCGCAGGGAACTTCGTCCCGAGCGGCTGGGCGCCGTGCGCCGGGCAGCTCCTGCCCCTCACGCAGAACACCACGCTGTTCGCCCTGCTCGGCACCGCGTTCGGGGGCGACGGGCGCACCACGTTCGCCCTGCCGGACCTCCGCGACCGCACCCCCGTCCACGTCGGCCGGGGCAACCCCGGCCGGCGGGACACCGCGATCGGCGAGCCGGGCGGGGCCTCGGCGGTCGCGCTGACCCCCGAGCAGCTGCCGCCGCACACCCACGCCGTCCGCGGGACCGGCGCACGCGGCACCACGGGGAACCCGTCCGGGGCCTCCTGGGCGGTCGCCCAGCAGGGGCGCGCGCGGCGCGATCAGTACACGGCGGCCGGACCGACCGTGGGGATCGGCACGACCGGCCCGGCCGGCGGCTCGCAGCCGCACACGAACCGCTCGCCCTACCTCGGCGTCACGGCGATGATCGCGCTGAGCGGCGTGTTCCCGGCCCGTCCCTGAGCGACGCGGGCCGTCACGGACGCCACGGGCCCGGGCCCGACGTCTCCCCCCACCCCGCGGCCCCGCACCCTCGCGCGCCGCGTGATCGCGCGTGCCCGCGGCCCCGAGGCACCGGTGCGCCGGCCGTCGCCGCAGGCCACCCCGGCGGAGTTGACATCCCGACCGCTCGGTCGTAATTTCTGCCGTACCTACCAAGCGGTAGGTAGTGGTGGCGCCGGCAGCGTCGGCGCCACGACGTCTCAACGTGGAGCCGTCCGACTCCCATGACGCCGAAGAAGGTACGCATGGACGCCCAGGCCACCGTCGCCGCCGAGGGCACCCCCTCGACGCGGGACGACATCGCCCCCGACACGGGAGCCCCGTTCACGCGGGCCCGCACCCTGCGCTTCGGTGCCGGGTTCTTCGCGTACGGCCTGCTCTGGATCGTCGGCCTGCAGATCGTCGCCGCCGTGCTGCTCCCGCAGCGCCTGCGCGACATCGGCGTCGACTCCCCCGAGACCCTCCTGGGCTCCATCAGCGCGATCACCGCGATCGTGTCGCTGGTGTCGAACCTCGTGTTCGGCAACCTCTCCGACCGGACCCGCGGCCGGTTCGGCCGCCGCACCCCGTGGATCCTCGGGGGCGGCATCCTCGGCGGCGTCTCGCTGTTCGCGATCGGCGTCCTGACCAGCCCCGGCCTGATCACGCTGTCCTACTGCATCAGCATGGTCGGCCTGAACATGATGCTGGCGCCCGCGGTCGCCGTCCTCGCGGACCGCGTGCCGGGGAAGGTCCGCGGCACCATGTCCGCGTTCTACGGCGGCGGCCTGGCCGGCGGCGCCCCGATCGGATCGCTGGTCGGCGCCGCGTTCATCACCAACTCGCTGCCGGGCTTCGTCCTCGGCGGTGCGCTCATGGCCGTCTCGGCGGTCATCGCGCTGGTCGTCTGGCCGCGCGAGAAGTCGGCCGTCGACCTGCCTCCGGCCGCCGCCGGCTTCGGCGAGCTGCTCAAGTCGTTCCGGCCGCCGCGCAAGGCGCCCGACTTCTACCTGGCGTTCGCGGGCCGCCTGTTCATGCTGGTCTCGTACCAGATGATCATGGCGTACCAGCTCTACATCGTGCAGGACCACGTCGGGCAGACCACCGCCGAGTCCGCGGCCACCATCGCCACGATGGCCGTCATCACCCTGGTCGTGTCGCTGGTCGGCTCCGTGGCCGCCGGCCCGATCTCGGACCTGATCGGCCGCCGCAAGCTCCCCGTGGTGCTGTCGAGCGTGCTGTTCGCCGTCGGTATCGCGATGCCGTGGGTCTGGCCGACCCCCGCCGGCATGTTCCTGTTCGCCGGCATCGCCGGCCTCGGCTACGGCGTCTACACGTCGGTGGACCAGGCGCTGAACGTCGACGTGCTGCCGAACGAGGAGGAGGCCGGCAAGGACCTCGGCATCCTCAACCTGTCGACCACCGCCGGCCAGACCGTCGGCCCGCTCATCACCTCGGCCCTCGTCGTGGCGACCGGCGGCTACGGGCTGGTGTTCCCGGTGTCGATCGTCGCCGCGCTCCTCGGCGCCTTCTTCATCACGCGGATCAAGTCGGTCCGCTGACCTGACACCGCGGCGGCCGCGCGCCGCCCCCACCCCGCCACGGAGGCCCCGGGCCGGACGCACGTCCGACCCGGGGCTCCGCGCGTCTCGCGCCCGCCCGCGCTCAGAGCGCGGCGCCACCCCCGGGCAGCCGTCCCAGCACCGACAGGTCCGCCCGGTCCACGTCCCGCGGCGGGTAGCCCCTGTGAAACGCGACCTGCTGGGCCACCGACAGGCAGCCGACCGCGCGCGCACCGATCGTCCCCGTCACCAGGCACCCGGGCGGGTAGTCGAACGTCGTCCCGTCGAGGCCCGCCTGGGTCCCGCGCCCCGTGCCGTCGAACGCCGCCGGGTGCAGGTCGACCCAGCGGGAGCCCGGGGCGGCGAGCTCGACCCGCACCGGGCGCCAGTCCGTCTCGACGGCGTAGCCGAGCCGGGCCAGCGCCGCGAGCGCGGCGCCCTCGCCGGTCGCGTCGACGGCCAGGTCCAGGTCCCGGTGCGGGCGGGTCTGCCGCCCGGCGAGGGCGTCGACGCCCCAGCCGCCCGCGACCCACGCGCGGCAGCCCGCGGCCGCGAGCGCGTCGAGCACGCGGTGCACCTCGTCGGCGTCCACCGGCGCCACCTCCCCTCGGCCGCCGTGCGGCCCCACTGTGCCAGCGCGCGGACGCCGGGGGCACGGCGTACACCGCCCGGACACCTCCGTCGGCCACACTGGCCCGCGACGGCCGGGCACGCGCCGCGACGACGGCACCCGGGAGGAGCACGGCATGAGCGGCAGCACCGGCCTGGTCCGGCGCCTCGGCCTGGGCGACGCCGTCGTCATCGGACTCGGCTCGATGGTCGGCGCCGGGGTGTTCGCCGCCTTCGCGCCCGCGGCGCAGGCCGCCGGCTCCGCGCTGCTGGTCGGGCTCGCACTCGCCGCCGTGGTGGCCTACGCGAACGCGACGTCCTCCGCCCAGCTCGCGGCGCAGTACCCGGCGTCCGGCGGCACGTACGTCTACGGGCGCGAGCGCCTCGGCGCCTGGTGGGGCTTCCTCGCGGGCTGGTGCTTCGTGATCGGCAAGACCGCGAGCTGCGCGGCGATGGCGCTGACGTTCGCGGCGTACGCCGTGCCCCCGGGCTGGCAACGTCCGGTCGCGGCCGGTGCCGTCGTGGCCCTCACCGCCGTCAACCTCCGCGGCATCACCCGGACGGCGCTGCTGACCCGCGTCGTGGTGGTGGTCGCGCTCGGCGCCCTCGCCACCCTCGTCCTCGCCGGGCTGGCCGGCGGCGACGCGTCGTGGGCCCGGGTCGCGGTCGGCGCCGACGCGACCTGGTCCGGGGTGCTCGGGTCGGCGGGGCTGCTGTTCTTCGCGTTCGCCGGGTACGCGCGGATCGCCACCATGGGCGAGGAGGTGCGGGACCCCGCCCGGACGATCCCGCGCGCGATCCAGCTGGCCCTCGGTCTCGCGGTCCTCGTGTACGCCGCGGTCGCGGTGACGCTGCTGACGGTGCTCGGCCCGGACGACCTGGCCGCGAGCGCCGCGCCGCTGGCCGACGCCGCCGCCGCGACGGGCCGGCCCTGGGTCGGCGCGGTGGTCCGCGTCGGCGCGGTCGCCGCCTCGCTCGGCGCGCTGCTCGCCCTGGTCGCCGGGGTCAGCCGCACCACGCTGGCGATGGCCCGCGAGGGCGACCTGCCACGGCCGCTCGCCGCCGTGCACCCCCGGTACCGGGTGCCGCACCGCGCGGAGGTCGCGCTCGCCGTGGTGGTCGTCGTCCTGGTGCTCACCGTCGACCTGCGCGGGGCCGTCGGGTTCTCCTCGTTCGGCGTCCTGCTCTACTACCTGGTCGCGAACGCGGCCGCGCTGACCCAGGACCGCGCGCACCGGCGGTTCCCGCGCGCGCTCCAGGTGCTCGGCGCCGTCGGGTGCGTCGTGCTCGCCGCGACGCTGCCGCCCGCGTCGGTCGCCGGCGGGGCCGCCGTCGTCGCGGCGGGGGTCGCGTGGCGCGCCGTCGTGCAGGCCCGCGCCCGGCGTGTGGGTGGCCCGGCGTAGCGTCCCCCGCACCGGCGGGCCCGCCGGCGGCTCCGACGAGGGAGGCACCATGTCCGACGACGTCGCGCGGGACGACCGGGACGGCTGGTGGGGACCGCCCGTCGCCGGGGACGAGGTCGCCTCGCTGGTCGGCTCGCTCGAGCGGCAGCGGGCGACGTTCGCCTGGAAGGTCGGCGGCCTGGACCGCGCGGCGCTGTCCGCCACGCTCGGCCCGTCCGCGATCACGCTCGGGGGGCTGGTGAAGCACCTCGCGTTCGTCGAGGTGTTCCACCTGTGCACGCGGGTGAACGGCCGCCGGCCGGGCGACCCGTGGGAGGGCGTCGACTGGGACGCCACCCCCGACTGGCCGTGGACCTCGGCCGCCGACGACGAGCCCGAGCAGCTCTACGGCCTGTGGCGGGACTCGGTGCTGCGGGCCCGGGAGTCGCTCGCGGACGCGGTCGCCGACGGCGGGCTGGACCGGCCGATCGCCTGGTCCGACGACCCCGACGCGCAGCCGAACGTGCGCCGGGTGCTGGTCGACCTCGTCGAGGAGTACGCGCGGCACGTCGGGCACGCGGACCTGTACCGCGAGGCGGTCGACGGCCTCGTCGGGGAGGACCCGCCGGCGGCGCCGGCGCTGTACCCGCTGCCGGAGCGCCCAACCTGATCCGGGCGGTCAGCCCAGCGGCGCCGGCTCCCGCGGCGCCATGCCCGCCGCGCGGTACGCGTCGTCCACCAGCCGCATCGCCGCGACGGCCTGCGCGGTCCCCGACACCGGGTCCCCGCCGCGCAGCACGGCGTCGGCGAACGAGCGCAGCATCCACACGTACGACGCTGTGGGGTCGACGGGCTCCTCGACGACCCGCCCGTCGGCGTGCTCGACCACGATGCGGCCGCCGTTCTGCGGCCCGTACGGGCTGTGCACGGTGATCGTCCCGGTCGTCCCGACGATCCTGGCCCGCACGCTCTGGTCCTCCGACGCGACCATGCTGGCCCGCACGGTCCCCTCGACCCCGCCCGGCAGGTCCAGGTGCACCACGATCGACGCGTCCACCCCATCGACCGCCACGGCCTCGGCCGACCGCACCGTCGGCGCACCCAGGACGTGCGAGAGGAACCGCAGCGGGTAGACGCCCAGGTCCATCAGTGCCCCGCCGCCCATCGACTCCTGCCACCGGATGTCCCCGCGGTCGGCGATCTCGACGCAGAAGTCGGCCTCCGCGGACGTCACGTCGCCGATCACGCCCTCCGCGAGCAGCTCGCGCAGCCGCGCCCACGACGGGTGGTGCTGCGAGTGGAACGCCTCCATCACGACCAGCCCGCTCCCCGCGGCGGCGGCCTCGACGTCCTCGGCCTCGGCCGCGTTCGCCGTGAACGGCTTCTCGCACAGCACGTGCTTGCCCGCGGCGATCGCGCGCAGCACCCACACGCCGTGCAGCGCCGCCGGGGTCGGCACGTAGACCGCGTCGACGTCCGGGTCCGCGAGCAGCGCGTCGTAGTCGTCGAGCACCCGCGGGATGCCCTCCGCGTCGGCCGTCTCCTGCGCCCGGGACCGGTCGCGGGCGGCGATGGCCGTCACCTCGACCTCCGGGACGGACGCGGCGGGCACGGCCACCGCGTCGTGCAGGATGCGAGCAGCACCGAGGACCCCGAGACGCACCGTCGACATGTCCCGCACCCTAGCCCGCGGCGGTCGGCTGCGGCGCGCGGTCCGGCGCGAGGTCCGGCGCGCGGTCCGGCGCGGGGTCCGGCGCGCGGTCCGGCGCGCGGTCCGGCGCGCGGTCCGGCGCGCGGTCCGGCGCGGGGTCCGGCGCGCGGTCCGGCGCGCCCGGCCCGGTCGCGGGCGCCCCCACGGCGGCGGCGCGCACCTCCGCCAGCGCCGCCACCGCGGCCGCGAGCGGCGCGTCGATCCCGAGCTCGCGGCGCGCGGCCACCGCGATCTCGATGTCCAGCACCGCGGCGTCGGTGTTGCCGAGCGCCGCGTGCGCGCGGCCGCGCGCCAGGTGCGCCGTCGCCACGATCCGCGGCACCCCGAGCGGCGCCGCGAGGCGCAGCGCCTCGGACGCCACCGCGCGCGCCTCCTCCCACCGCTCGGCCTCGACGAGGATCGAGGCGAGGTAGACGTGCGCGTTGGCCTCCGTGAACGGCGCGACCTGCGCCCGGGGGCGGGTGCGCGGGTCGGCGACGCGGGTGATCGTCGCGCGCACGGTCGCCGCGGCCTCGTCGAGACGACCCAGCCGCTGCCGGGCCTTCGCGAGCGACAGCATCGCCTGCGGCGCGCCCTCGTGGTCGCCCGCCGCCAGCATGCAGTCCACCGCAGCGCCGGCGTCGCGCTCGGCGTGCGCGAGGTCGCCCGACTGGGACGCGATCCACGACCGGTAGCTGAGCGCCCAGCCCTCCTGGGTGGTGTCCCCGCACCGCCGGGCCGCGGCCAGCGCGCGGTCCGCGGCCGCGCGCGCCCGCACCAGGTCGCCGCGGCAGATCGACTGCGCCCACGCGCGGTAGCCCTCGTGCACCGCGACCAGCCGGTCGTCGCCCAGCGCGGTCGCCGCGTCGGCCGACAGGTCGAACACCTCGGCCCAGCGGTCCCACGTCGCCCACAGGTCGGAGAACCAGTGCAGCGCGTCCGCCACCTCCGCGACCCGCGCGTGCGCGCCGGCGGCCGCCGCGCGGCGGAGCGCGGGCAGCCAGCTCGCCGACTCGGCGCGCAGCCAGGCCTGCGCCGCCTCCTGGTCGGGGAGGTCGACGTCCCGCTCCCCCGGCGGGGCAGACCCCTCGTGGGCGTGGTCCGGCTCGAACCGGTACCCCGCACGCACGGTCGTCCGGAGCAGCCAGTCGTCGGCCGCGGCGCGCACCGCGTCGTGCGCGGCCGCGTCCTCCTGGTGCTCCAGCTCGGAGCGGGCGTAGAGCCGCAGCAGGTCGTGCAGCCCGTAGCGGTCGCCGGGCAGGTGCTGCACCAGGCTGAGGTCCACCAGCTCGTCGAGCAGGTCCTCGGTCCGCCAGACGGACTCGCCGACGAGCGCGGCCGCGAGCCCGGCGCCGGTGGTGGGCGCGTCCACGAGGGCCAGCCGCCGGAACAGCCGCTGCGCCCCCGGGCCGAGCTGCTCGTAGGAGGAGGTGAACGCCGCCCGCACCCGCAGGTCGCCCGCGGTGAGGGCGTCGAGGCGTCGCTCGTCGGCGGCCATCCGGCGCACCAGCCCGTCGATCGTCCAGCCGGCCCGGGCCGCGAGCCGGTTGCCGGCGATCCGCAGCGCCAGCGGGACGTCGTCGCAGAGCCGGGCGAGCCGCGCGAGGTCCTCGGCGGACCCCCGCCCGGGCAGGATCGCGTCCAGCAGGCCGATCGAGTCGCCGGGCGCGAGCCGGCCGAGCACCGCGCGGTGCTGCACGCCGTCGAGGCCCGCGAGCGCGCGCCGGCTGGTGACCAGGACGGCGGACGGCCCGTCGGCCGGCACGAGCGGCCGGACCTGCTCCTCGGACGCCGCGTTGTCGAGGACCAGCAGCACGCGCCGGTCGGTGAGCAGCCCGCGGACGTGCGCGCTCGCCTCGTCGGGGTCGGGCGGGACGGTCCCCGACGCGAGCGCCTCCGCGACCCGCCGCACCGCGGCGTCCGGCGTCACGGGCTCGTGGTCGACGCCGCGCAGGTCCAGGAAGAGGCGCTCGGGGAAGTCGTCCCGCAGGTCGCGCGCCACCTGCGCCGCGAGCGTCGTCTTGCCGAAGCCCGGCGGTCCGGTCACGACGGCGACCGGGGCCGGGGCGTCCGGGCCGCCGCCCCGCAGCACCCGGCCCAGAGCGGCCCGCTCCTGGGCGCGACCGGTGAAGTCGGCCACCCGGCGCGGGAGCGGCAGGGCGTGCGGGACGGCGGCCGCGGGGCGCCGGCGGCCCTCCCGGGCCAGGCGGAGCAGCGCCGAGCGGTCGTCCGGTCGCAGGCGCAGGGCGTCCGCGAGCGCCTCGACCGTCCGGTGCTGCGGACCCCGGCTGACGCCGCGCTCGATGTCGCCGATGCCCCGGTCGCTCACCCCCGAGGCGGCGGCCAGGTCCTCGATCGTCAGGTCCGCGTCCTGCCGGTGCCGGCGCAGGAGCGCTCCCAGGTCGTGGTCCACCCTCGCCCGCCTCTGCCGCCGGCCGGCGAGCTCCCCCGAGTTCTGCCGGACTTCTTCCTGGTCCGCGCGCGGCGCTGCGCGGTCCAATCGTGACCGGGGACGGACGCCCCGGGCAAGTGCCCCGCGGCAGGTCGGTCCGGACCCCGACCGAGGAGGAACCATGCCCTACGTCAGCACGCCCGACGGCGCCGAGATCTTCTACCAGGACTACGGCCAGGGGAAGCCCGTCCTGCTGAGCCACGGCTGGCCGCTGAGCTCCGAGGCCTGGGCCTACGAGCTCAAGGTCCTCGCCGACGCCGGCTACCGCGCGATCGCGCACGACCGCCGCGGCCACGGCCGCTCGTCCCGCACCAGCGGCGGCAACGACATGGACACGTACGCCCGCGACCTCGCGTCGCTCGTCGAGCAGCTCGACCTGACGGACCTCACCGTCGTCGGGCACTCCACCGGCGGCGGCGAGGTCGTCCGGTACGCCGCGCAGCACGGCAAGGGCCGGGTGACCAAGGTCGTCACCGCGGGCGCCGTCCCGCCGGTCATGCTGGAGTCCGAGACCAACCCCGAGGGCACCCCGATCGAGGCGTTCGACGGCATCCGCGAGGGCGTCCTGCGCGACCGCTCGCAGTTCTACCAGGACCTCTCCGAGGCGTTCTACGGCGCCAACCGCGAGGGCTCGACGATCAGCCAGGGCCTGCGCGACGACTTCTGGCGGCAGAGCATGCTCGCCGAGCTGCAGGCCGCCTACGACTGCGTCGCGGTGTTCTCGGAGACCGACTTCACCGAGGACCTCAAGGCCCTGGACGTCCCGATCCTCATCGCGCACGGCGACGACGACCAGATCGTCCCGATCGCGGCGGCGGCGTACAAGTCGATCGACCTGGTCAAGCTCGGCACGCTGAAGGTCTACCCGGGCGCCCCGCACGGCATCTCCGGCGCGTACCAGGAGGCCCTGATCAAGGACATCCTGGCGTTCATCGCCGACTGAACCGCCGGCCCCGCGGCCGTCGCCCGGTCCGCGCAACCGCTGTGCGCCGATCGGGCGACGCCCGTCAAGGGCCCTTCACGGCCCGCCGATGGGTGAGGCATGACGACCCGCCCGATCCGCGCGCTCGCCGTCGCCCTGCTCGCGGTCGCGACCCTGTCCGGCTGCTTCCGGTTCGACATGCGGGTGGAGGTCGGCGAGGACGACACCGTCTCCGGCTCGTACGTCGTCGCGGTCGACCGGTCGGTGCTCGAGATGACCGGCCAGGACGTCGACGAGCTGCTCGGCACCGGGGCGGACGGCCCGGGCGGGCTGCTCGGCGAGGACGGCGGGGGCCA encodes the following:
- a CDS encoding DUF664 domain-containing protein, coding for MSDDVARDDRDGWWGPPVAGDEVASLVGSLERQRATFAWKVGGLDRAALSATLGPSAITLGGLVKHLAFVEVFHLCTRVNGRRPGDPWEGVDWDATPDWPWTSAADDEPEQLYGLWRDSVLRARESLADAVADGGLDRPIAWSDDPDAQPNVRRVLVDLVEEYARHVGHADLYREAVDGLVGEDPPAAPALYPLPERPT
- a CDS encoding Gfo/Idh/MocA family protein translates to MSTVRLGVLGAARILHDAVAVPAASVPEVEVTAIAARDRSRAQETADAEGIPRVLDDYDALLADPDVDAVYVPTPAALHGVWVLRAIAAGKHVLCEKPFTANAAEAEDVEAAAAGSGLVVMEAFHSQHHPSWARLRELLAEGVIGDVTSAEADFCVEIADRGDIRWQESMGGGALMDLGVYPLRFLSHVLGAPTVRSAEAVAVDGVDASIVVHLDLPGGVEGTVRASMVASEDQSVRARIVGTTGTITVHSPYGPQNGGRIVVEHADGRVVEEPVDPTASYVWMLRSFADAVLRGGDPVSGTAQAVAAMRLVDDAYRAAGMAPREPAPLG
- a CDS encoding helix-turn-helix domain-containing protein — translated: MDHDLGALLRRHRQDADLTIEDLAAASGVSDRGIGDIERGVSRGPQHRTVEALADALRLRPDDRSALLRLAREGRRRPAAAVPHALPLPRRVADFTGRAQERAALGRVLRGGGPDAPAPVAVVTGPPGFGKTTLAAQVARDLRDDFPERLFLDLRGVDHEPVTPDAAVRRVAEALASGTVPPDPDEASAHVRGLLTDRRVLLVLDNAASEEQVRPLVPADGPSAVLVTSRRALAGLDGVQHRAVLGRLAPGDSIGLLDAILPGRGSAEDLARLARLCDDVPLALRIAGNRLAARAGWTIDGLVRRMAADERRLDALTAGDLRVRAAFTSSYEQLGPGAQRLFRRLALVDAPTTGAGLAAALVGESVWRTEDLLDELVDLSLVQHLPGDRYGLHDLLRLYARSELEHQEDAAAHDAVRAAADDWLLRTTVRAGYRFEPDHAHEGSAPPGERDVDLPDQEAAQAWLRAESASWLPALRRAAAAGAHARVAEVADALHWFSDLWATWDRWAEVFDLSADAATALGDDRLVAVHEGYRAWAQSICRGDLVRARAAADRALAAARRCGDTTQEGWALSYRSWIASQSGDLAHAERDAGAAVDCMLAAGDHEGAPQAMLSLAKARQRLGRLDEAAATVRATITRVADPRTRPRAQVAPFTEANAHVYLASILVEAERWEEARAVASEALRLAAPLGVPRIVATAHLARGRAHAALGNTDAAVLDIEIAVAARRELGIDAPLAAAVAALAEVRAAAVGAPATGPGAPDRAPDPAPDRAPDRAPDRAPDRAPDPAPDRAPDLAPDRAPQPTAAG
- a CDS encoding alpha/beta fold hydrolase translates to MPYVSTPDGAEIFYQDYGQGKPVLLSHGWPLSSEAWAYELKVLADAGYRAIAHDRRGHGRSSRTSGGNDMDTYARDLASLVEQLDLTDLTVVGHSTGGGEVVRYAAQHGKGRVTKVVTAGAVPPVMLESETNPEGTPIEAFDGIREGVLRDRSQFYQDLSEAFYGANREGSTISQGLRDDFWRQSMLAELQAAYDCVAVFSETDFTEDLKALDVPILIAHGDDDQIVPIAAAAYKSIDLVKLGTLKVYPGAPHGISGAYQEALIKDILAFIAD